The Limanda limanda chromosome 21, fLimLim1.1, whole genome shotgun sequence genome contains the following window.
GATTTGACACTTTTTTCAGTCACAGTAGGATTTTAAATTCTTGGTTTGACAAAACATCACTTCAGGCTAAAAGTTACGCACCGATATAATCAACATTGTCCATCATTTTTAACaagatgtccccccccccccatacaatcagcccatagactgtatggaaTCAGCTGCGCAGACCGGATGTGACGAGCTCCTCGAACGCAGCGCTGTACCGGAAGTGATCCGCACTCTACGTTGACGTCtccagtgtttttaaaaaagcggCGGTTGCTCCTCCACCTATTCATGAACCACTTGCTGCCGTTTCTCTGGCTCAGCTCCTCGGAAAGGTCCCACGACGGAAGTGCCTTGTTGTTGTTTCCCCCCACAACCCGGACAACGTGGAAGCTCTCTCCCCCCAGACGACCGATCCCCGTAACGAAGCAGCCAAACGCCATTTTTGTGGAGGAAAGCCCAGCTAGCATAGGTGGGCTAATGCTAACCAGCCGCAGCTAAGTGTGCTAGCTCAGGAGCGAGGTGCAGAGCTAGTGCGTGTTGTTGTCACGCTGCGTGTGTTTCCTGCACAACTTTAATCACTGGCGAAAACCCTTAAGTCAATCGTACCTTTGAGAAGTCTTTAAACTTTATTATGAGCAGTAGACctttgttttactttcacttaATTAAGTTAGTTATATCATATTTTGACCAAACAGAGGAGATTAGAACAGAAGTTAGAAATAATAAGAAAAGCAGCTGTTGTGTAAGTGTTGCTAGACTCTTAATATCAGgttcttattttgaaatgtttatataaaatgtaatagaATTGTAAATCCTGCTACTTTTTACAATCCTGTCTGTCTTTGCAGGTCAGTTTTACCATTTAATTAATATGTTGATCGtcaattctgttttctcttgtttACGCAGGATCCTGGTGCTTTACAGTAGAGCTGTGAGCTCCTTCTCTGCCCCAGGATCATGCAGCAGtatgcagaggagagaggcctTCTGGGAAAACTGTGTCCTGGGGACAAGAAGCTCGAGGGGAAGAACTTCTATTTGGACAACTTGAAGAAACGTGCAACAGCTCTGCTTTTGGAGGCCATATCTCTTTTAGGAGGGGTGAGTTTGTTTCAAGATTGTGCGCCTGTCTGATCAAATGAAATATCCAATCTGACAGCATGCCAACACGTATTGGTTTCTAAACCAAGTTAAAATGTTTCAACATTAAAGTAGAAACTAATGAGTCGatgtctgtttctcctcctgctgaagAAAATCGAGAGTTTTCTACACAAGGATGTGAGCTTTGTTGTGACTGGAAGCCAAGAGGGTCtgcaagaggagaggagtggggTGACCAAGGGACGGGAGAAGGCAACAAATGAAGAAACCCAACAAAAACCCAAGAGTGTCCTCATCAGCGAGAAACAGCAACCAGTAACTCCTCGACCGACGGTACTGAACATCAGGCACATACGTGTCCAAAACCTTTTTACATCCACTGATCAGGCTCGCAGGAGTGTCAAAATTCATTACTTAAATATTATCATGGTGATTTAAGCTGAAAATtgcaaatgaaaataattgaacACCTAAAAGGCTGCTGTTTAATACTAAACCCTGCATGTTTTTGCGTTTCCAGGCATGTGGCAGCCGAGGGAAAGCTCTGCTTGAAAAGGCCATTCGCAACAATGTaagtcaatgcagtcaaaacatgttttaatctAGTAGATCTTCAGGCtgtatcttttattttgtgGGTATTGGTGATGTTGCACTGAAGAGAGACGTGGTTTGTGATTCTGATGATTCTGTTTTGCAGGAGCGACTGCAGGCGAACAGTGTTCTGGCCAGTGCCCGTTCGTGGGGAGTGAAGATTTTGTTTGTGGACGGTATCCTTTTTGTAATAACTTTAATACAAAGATGGATTCCACATAAGAGAGTTAAATGTCTGTGTTCAAATATGTACTGCTGTGAGGCCCTTCTCACAGCAGGTGGCACCCTCCAAGTGTTTTGTCCTTACTGTGTGTCTTACTAATAGAGGCTGAAGAATTCGGCTGTGCACCAACACAGAGCTGTCACATTCTTGAAGCACAAAACCGTGTTTGTATTGTTCCTTAATGTGGTGTCAGATGTGATTTTGTACCTGAAACAACTGACACGAGAGAGTTTCAACGTGAGGCACAGGAGACCTGAGGTAAGATTTCACTTAAAAAACATCCAGACATAACAGTTCAATATAAAGAAGTCAAGTAAGTAAAGTAAGTGAGTCGATAAAAAAGGCTTAAGGTTTTGAAGATTGGCGTTCAATTAAATCAGCGTCCATGAAAAGGAGTAATGAataagtaatacaaaaactactaTGACATAATGCACATCTGCATTTGTTCTTTAATATTAATGAGTCCTTTCTTTATTGCAGCGGACTTACGCCAAACCACAAAGTTCTCCTGTTGTCAAAGGTTggtttatgttttgtgtttactttcCAAATATTCTGATTCTGTTGGTGTAAATGTTTGAATtaatgtcattgtttttttgtgttctcctcctcttcccctggCACACAGCTGCAGCTTTAAGAACTCCATACCTTAAAATCGAAGACTCCAGCAGGTGAGTTTCAGTCAGTGAAGTTTCTGTTGGTTTATTTTCTCCCAAGAAAGGAGTGACTTTAATTCAAGTGCAAAGTTATAGAGGAGAAATGTGCTTAAGGTTTGCCTCAGTCCATATAGTGGTTGTTTAGTATCAGATTCAGTTCCTTTTTTTGCAGTTGAATCATAGTGACAGTGAAACTACAGTCACCTGTCACTGTTTCTACCCATCATACCCCACTGGGTTCTATTTGTGGCGGTTTGCATTTCAGCCCAGGCGATTTTCCTAATGGAACCTGTTAAGAAGTCCTATCATGTAATGTGACAAGGCCCCCTGCCCTCCAGTTGATGCCTCTCTCCAGGAGCCTTGTGCTCAGGCGGATACGATGTCTACTCGATGAGACATTGCAGGCGTCACTGCCAGTTCCTCCAGGGGGACCTCTCTCTGTGCGAACAGGTCTTTTCATTTGCCCTCTCATTTCAGTTAATTGAAGTGCTCTGGCTAATGTTTAGACCCTGGCAATGAGAAACTGAACCCGTGACATCTGAAAGGGTTGAACAGCAGGGCAGCAGGGGTCAATCTCAGATGTGTTCTCTCATTTGCAGAGTTGCAAAGTATGAAATAATACCCATGTGAGAGTTTGATAATAATCATAGTCGTAATAATATTATGATGAATTCAAATAGGCAGtcttttttaattctttttattttactaacTTACTTTTTGTCATCTAACCAGGAAATACAAACCCCTGCATATGCAGTCTACCACCTTCCCATCGCTTTGCTACTCGGGCCGATTCAGTCCCTTTGATCTTGCTCCTCCTCGATTTGAAAATCCgacagaagaaggagaaagtaAAACGAGGTTTGTTCAGCTGTGGTGGAGTCGATATTTCAGAGCTACAGACAATTTTTAAGTTTCAAGTTCAACAACTGATTTctcacaaatgttgttttattctttgttaATTAGGGAGACGAAAAAAGTTGAAAGCAGCATTCAGGACAAATCCCAAACGCCGCTCCCCTGTAACCCTGCACCGTGGCGTCCGCGCAAAAAGGAAACCGCGTACTGCGAATGCTGTCATCAACCCTTCACCAatctggaggaggtggaaatcTTTTGAGTCTTTTCTTATTAGTATTTGATAGATTTGCAAACATCGTGTGCACAGTCTTTGACATAATCTTTGATCGGGTCTTTGCAGCACTTACAGTCGGATCAGCACCGTATGTTTGTGCTGGATCCCTCCAACTACACTGTGGTTGATCAACTTGTGGCTGAGATGCTCCCAGGATTCAACCCTAGTCCACCTGAACAACCAGAAGAAACAGAGTGAGTTTGATGATTACGTTGTAATGTTGGAATGCAGTGATGCTTTTGCTGTTTGGTTTTTCACTAGAAAACAGTGTCTTTCTATAGTTTGATCATTTTTCATGTCTTCCTCCTAGACCACCAagtctgcagctcatccaggaCGTCTGTGAACTGGAGCCTCTCACTGATGGCGAGACGGAACTTGCCATTCAGGCCCTGCGCAGACAAAGTTCATCGTCCATAATCATCTCCAGTTCTACCGCGGGTCGTCTTACCATTGACCCTGGCAGCCCATCGCTAGGAGTTCTGTTTCCCGTCGCAAGACCAGCCACACCACCTGCTGACATCCAGCCTTTCACTCCAGCTGAGTGCCAGCTCCCGGATATCCAGCCCCAGGTTTTGAGCCCTGTCATGCCTCTATTGGATGTTCAACCACAATACCACGCCTCACCCAGCCAGCAGCCATCCTCTTGTCCTGATACCCCTGATACTCCATCCGTTGACCCTTACTCTCTGCCCCCTGTCCTCAGCCCTCAAATCCCTTCCTGCATTATGGAGCTGCACAGCCCGTACTCCGAGCCGCCTGTCCTCAGTCCTCAACAGTACATCGAAGAGGAAACTCTGGAAGTCAGTGAAAGGGATACTGCGGAGAGTTTTTCGGactctgtctcagctgtcacGGTTCCCATCACCGTCTCCCTCCCTTACACTGCAGCTGAGACAAATGCAGAGGTGGAAGATGGTTGTTTAGCATTGAGTGGGATCATATTTTCTGGCAGTGGTTCGGTGTGTGATAAACTGGTGTCATGTCGATCCCAGTCATTGCCTCGACAGTCAGCTACAGCTCCAAACCACAAAAAACGCTGTCGCTCAGCCAGCCCCGAATGTAACCGCAGCAAAAGGAGTAGGATTACAGCGAAATGTAACTGGACTGAACAAGGGTTGATATCTATAAAACCAGAACGTGACATTAGGCCAAAGTGTGGGGGGTATTCATTATTTGACAAGGCCTCTTGTCAGATAACACAGTGTCCTCGACAGCAGGTCTCTTCTTCATGCACGGGGGAAAAACTTGATTCTTCAACATTTTGTGTTCCAACTGTGCAGAATTTTCCATGGGAACCGAGTCAAACTGACATTTTGGGTCAAAGTAACGCACGTGTAACAACTCCTTCAAATACAAAGACTTTTGAACCACAGCTTCAGCTCCACTATGGAGAATCTCTCAGTGCGTTTTCCAGCCAAGACTCTCAGCGTTCACTATCCCACTCTACCTCCGTGTGCATCGAGTCGGCCCTCATCCCTGACTTGGCTGCGCTCTCTCCATCGTCATCTGACTCTGACTGGGAGTGTGACCTGCTGTCACGGCTGGGCCCGGCCTCGGCGACACCTCTTTTGCCCTCTGAGCAGAGCTGTGTTGTCGACAACGAGCTCCTCCATAAGCCGTGCAAGTGGATGCAAGACACCAGCTACGAGTCACGTCTGCACACGGCCCTCCAGCCGGCGACCCCATCGACCTCACTGTGTGGGGAGGAAATGGACCCATCAGTGTTTTCCAGGACTGTGATACAGATTGTTCAAGTTCAGCACTGACTATTAATCTGGTGATTGTTCCAGAAAACTAGAAGAACCACCACTGGGAGCAGTAAGTGTCGGACTCTGCAGCTGCTTATTCCACCTCGAGGAACAATGTGCAGCACTTAAGCTCTTCAAAATAAACCACTGACGTGTacattcaataaatatttaaaattgagTGCAAACTAAAAGGTAACGCTCAACTGTTTTTAGGTCGTGCACATTTGTATTATTGGTTGTAGTAGATGCATAGTGGATCCTGCATCCTCGCATGCATTTAAAGAGCTTCCATTATCATGCTTACTCTCAACCTGTAATTCTCCTTGTGCACAGAACACGAGCAGTTTCTGTATATTGTGCTGACTGCAGCGTTTCAGCAGCAATGTCCGGGAACACACGTTGGTACTGAGAATTTAACGAGGCTTTTCTGAATGGGGGCATTACTCAATTACTGTAAGTGCTGCATCTGGATCAGATCCCGATTGCACCGGCGTAGATGGTCAAACGGGCGAGAGGAGGCCTCGCACAAGGTGCAAGACAAACTGTCTAATTAATGTGAAACGACTTTTCCTCCCTTCTGAAGGTGGGCCAAAGAACCTGTTCCGCTGTAGTGCACTGCAGCTACAGGAGCTTTATTATCCTCACTTCTCGGTGTAGGAAATTTAAGGTCGCGTGCCATTAAAGACTCACCACAGCTCATCATAGCTGACAAAACTCAAATCGAATGTCACCAAGAAATCTCACCCAGTTCTCGTGGgggaaatgtgaagtgaaaccttgtgtggtgtttttaaataaacgtTTTTAACCTTAAACAGTTCCTGCTGCGTGTCTCATAACAAGTTGTTGCTTCAGGAACATTGCAGCTGTGCTGAACATATTTCTTCCTGTGAATAAATGCTGAGGGTGCTCCTAGAGTAAGGGAGGCAAGGATGGAGCAAGGGCAACAGCGAGGTCGATGTGTTCTGTTTGGCTCCTCATCCCGGCGTCCAGCTGACACTAACAATATTTGATATCTAATCTCGGTGCCGTGTTGCGTAACCTCGTAACTTTCTAGATTTGTTGGACTGACAGGATCCTTTGTTGTGAGCAGCACTGGACAAAACCACGCTGCTTGtcacaggaggagggagaacaacaacagccttTAACTTTGCAGACTTCCTGGCTGCTGTGTGCTGAATAGACTTTGTTGATAAGTAGAGGGAAGTGTGGGGAAGTACGTCTGCTGAGGGTGTAGCTGCCAACAGGGAGTTGAGTGTTGGTGAGATACAAAGCTCAAAATCTCAAATATTCCGGTCAAAGTATTTGGCTCCTCTGCCCACTGACTCCCGTTGGACAATGATGCCTTGCAGTCGAACGTCTGTGGTGATGGATTACAGTCTGGAGCAGAGAATCAgatacattttcaaattatACATTGTTCAGAATCTCAAGCTTGGTGGTCATCCTCTGAGACAAGGAGACAGTGGATCGAGAGGAGAATGGGAGAAAAACATTCACCAGAAGTCACCAGGGTCAGACCGCTGCTCACTGATATTCATGTATGCGCCTGTTGATAAGATGTTGAAGAAGAGTTTATGACTTTGTGCAAGAGGCCGGTGGAGTCGTTACATTTTAATCTTTCGCTCCAATGTTTCTGAACACGTTAACTCGAGAAAGCCACTCAAgttggtacaaatgttcacttggactcaaagatgaactggtAAGATGTCCAAGGTCATAGTGACCTCATGAATCTGGAGAAGTGTATGAAGaatgaaactgcactggtttgGCAGTTATTCTGTAACAAACCCTCAGTTGGGTtatatttaaaaggaaaaaaagatttatGAGCATCCGATTAATTTAAAGGAGTTAAAGAAATAGTGATTTATTTTGCATGAAGATATTAAACATAGGAagataaaatacagtttttcagtttagtttttaaatcatcagagGTGCGCCTGTCGACCCCCATGTGCTCTTTGGTCCAAGATAAACGACTCCTTGCAGCCTCCAGGAACAcaggagtgggtgtgtgtgtccttgtactTATTTGTGAGGATCATTTTGAGCATAGtccctacagagtgaggacattttgggaaagttaTAACATTTTGGCAGGTCCTCACTTTTTGAGGGTTAAGGTAATTAGGGTTAGGCTTTTAATTTGGGTGGTTAAAGCTAGGTGCTACAGGAtacattatgccaatgagtgtctaCACTAAGATACATGTAGATgtacaaaagtgtgtgtgcatgtctttcTATAATTATGAGGGCTtattttggttcaataccatcaATGTGGGGATATTTTGGTTGGTCCTCATAAATTCAAGTGCTTTTATGGTAGATGTTAGAGTAATAATTAGGggctatggttagggttagttttgTTGGTTAGGGTTTGCCTATGGGGCTGGGGAATCagtatgccaatgagtgtcctcagaactatagagagatgtgtgtgtttgtgtgtgggtgggtgtgtgtgtgattggaggagagagagagaaagagagagagagcggtggagctcgttgacaccgacacacacctcGCAGCTGGATCCGAGCTCAGGAGCTCCATCACCGGGAGCTTCCACCGGCTGTAGCCCGAGAGGGAGGCGAGAGATGCGGGCTCCGCGCTGGACGGACCCCcgctgttgtgtttgttctccccgctgcagcagctcctctcccgGCTCCCCTCGGTTCACCTAACGGAGCAGCACCCGGAGGAGACATCACAGGGACTATGTGAGCACCATGCTCGCCGTGGGATGCCTGCTGTTCGCCGCAGTGTGTGCACGGTGCACCGCGACAGGTAAGAGGCTCCGGGGCTCAGCTCCACACAACAACAGGCTCCGGGTGGTTGTTGCATCAGCGTCAACAAGCGTCTCTTCTCCATCGGCTCAATGCACAGAAATAATACGGTTTTGAAACATCCGGTCCGATCCACCCCGCAGTGCACTGATCCTCCCCCGGTGTCCTCTGCAGATCTGCCGCCCGCACAGGAGCTCGTCCAGCCCAAGAGGCTGCTGCATCAGATCCGCTCCCCGGAGGAGCTGCTCCACGGCCGGCTGGACACCCGGGTCAGGAACCACACCACCGGGCTGCAGGTGAGTGGTGACCGCCCCTGGAACCGGTGTCAACAGTACATGGGCTTCCTATCATGTATAGTGAAGGGGGCTTTAATAAACATCTGGATGAATTCACCCTCTGAAAAATGGCTGAGTTGCTTCATACAAAAtgcgccccccaccccccacccctaaAGTCTCCAACCTCTTaaactcttcatcctcatcagtGAAACTTCAATTTGTTTCAATCAAAGCAGGTGCTGAGGTGGAGAGATTATAGGAGTTGTgtctttttaatgaaatatttgaGGAGATatattcctcttttcttttttctacaaCATTAccaatttaaatattcatgttttagCTGCTACCTCTCAAAGATAGTTTATCTTGACCCTAAATCAGCGGATATAGAAATCTATTCTGGCTTTAATAATTACTGATATTCACacataattaatgttttttggCTCTAAATAGTTACTGTTGAtggtaaaataaagtaaaataaagctTCAATTGCAATTCCTTTTCATAAGGGTTTTGTAACGACATCTTATTAAACCtggatatttttgtatttatgtatcatataaaatatttcttattttattcccTAATATCAGCATCAGTCACCAAATATCCATATCAATCTTGCTGTAACTGGCACATAtcaaaatataaagtatattgaATGTTCCCGTTTGGTTACTAATATGATTTTTccaatttaaatattcatgttttagCTGCTACCTCTCAAAGATAGTTTATCTTGACCCTAAATCAGCGGATATAGAAATCTATTCTGGCTTTAATAATTACTGATATTCACacataattaatgtttttttggcTCTAAATAGTTAGAATACTGTTTATGGTGAAATAAAGCTTCAATTGCAATTCCTTTTCATAAGGGTTTTGTAACGACATCTTATTAAACCtggatatttttgtatttatgtatcatataaaatatttcattttttactccctaatatcaGCATCAGTCACCAAATATCCATATCAATCTGGCTGTAACTGGCACATAtcaaaatataaagtatattgaATGTTCCTAATATGATTTTTCCAATGCCCACtctataacaataaaataaactaagaACAATATGCAAACGACAATATCTATTCAAATACAATGGGAGAAAGAAATCGAGTAATaggtataaatatatattaaaggCAAACTGAGACAGTCGGTATCAAACATGTAACATAAGAAAGCTGATAACCTTTTCTCTGCGTCACCTTTTATGAGGTCATGTGTGTCACCCCTTCATCACCGTGTGACACCTCCTCATGATGTCCAGCTTGCTCAGGCTGAagcacagcaggaaaaaaaacccTCAGCCCAGCCCTCACCGCTGCCGtctgctccacctctccacccTGTTAGATTATATTTCATACCTCTACCTGTCCTCTCTCATTACCTTCACTATAAAACACTATCTGTCAGTGGATATGACACGGCTCGAACCTTGAGCTGCCCTCTGTGGTAAGCAGGATGTCTCTTGACCTCTCTGTCTTACCTGAGACCGGAGGATGTTTGCATCTGAAGTGCTGTCACGTAATGTGAATTTAGACGTGAGGTTGAAGCGGTTCTCCTGTTAGTGTAAACCACACATTTGCAAGAAATCTCACCCACGATACAAGGATTATCTTCTGTGTGATTTTGACATTTAGAGTAATGCTTTATATGGATTTTCATCTCAAGTGAACACTGATCATTGGACCAAATGGCTGTTTCACAACCATAGAACGGCAATAAATGACCCAGATCAGATTTAATGCTGcttaatattttagttttaacaaTGGATCAAATGATTGGGTGTAATGTGAAACGTGTTGTTTACAGCTACAAATCCATCAGTGTCTTTCAGCTCTTTgtttcctccaccaaggagatTATGAGATCACCAtgacacttggtggaagggtgcaGTTTGGGTCAGAGAAGAATCTCTTACATTTTTGTGGATCAGAGGGAGtatccaggaattatttttcactttcgtAAGCATGGCAAGATCAGGCGTCGGAGGAGTTCTACTCCTCACCAGAGTGTTCCAGACATTCACTTGTCGTTGTGAACTCATCTGACCCGAACCTACATTCATCATtagtgaaagacaaactccagtGGAAAGTGTGTCCAtggttcatgtctgaaatcagcttaTGATTCAGTGTCTTGAGCTGAGATGCTGCATTGCCTGAATTATAGGcagaatttaaatatttatgatttcttgttaaaatgaaaaaatacaagACGATAAAAAAAGAGATCTGGTGCGGTTTTCTTATCTCTGCTCACAttgtggtttttatttaatgtgcATTATCTGGACCGTGTGGAGGACTAGGCGGATACTAAGTGGTTTGCAGAGAGTGCATGGTAATGCTAATGAGACCTTCCTTTCTGCTGGCCTTTAAGTAGCCCACTGCTGGGATCCACCACAGAGCCCTGTCTTGTGATGAGGATGGGGTTCACCTTGGAGCAAGGTGAGACTGAGCCCATCAGCCC
Protein-coding sequences here:
- the LOC133028099 gene encoding mucin-2-like; the protein is MQSTTFPSLCYSGRFSPFDLAPPRFENPTEEGESKTRETKKVESSIQDKSQTPLPCNPAPWRPRKKETAYCECCHQPFTNLEEHLQSDQHRMFVLDPSNYTVVDQLVAEMLPGFNPSPPEQPEETEPPSLQLIQDVCELEPLTDGETELAIQALRRQSSSSIIISSSTAGRLTIDPGSPSLGVLFPVARPATPPADIQPFTPAECQLPDIQPQVLSPVMPLLDVQPQYHASPSQQPSSCPDTPDTPSVDPYSLPPVLSPQIPSCIMELHSPYSEPPVLSPQQYIEEETLEVSERDTAESFSDSVSAVTVPITVSLPYTAAETNAEVEDGCLALSGIIFSGSGSVCDKLVSCRSQSLPRQSATAPNHKKRCRSASPECNRSKRSRITAKCNWTEQGLISIKPERDIRPKCGGYSLFDKASCQITQCPRQQVSSSCTGEKLDSSTFCVPTVQNFPWEPSQTDILGQSNARVTTPSNTKTFEPQLQLHYGESLSAFSSQDSQRSLSHSTSVCIESALIPDLAALSPSSSDSDWECDLLSRLGPASATPLLPSEQSCVVDNELLHKPCKWMQDTSYESRLHTALQPATPSTSLCGEEMDPSVFSRTVIQIVQVQH